In Erigeron canadensis isolate Cc75 chromosome 8, C_canadensis_v1, whole genome shotgun sequence, the DNA window atatttatttttcatgaattttttaattttgttttctttgtattttttttttctgttaccTATATTAGTATTAGCACTAAGCCATTAATATACGAGTAAACATTAGTATCAATCTATactttatctatatattaatttcctCGAAATGAAAAAATACGAAGAGTGCAAAACAGTAGAGTCAGACAGTAGACAGCACGCACATCTAGCAGcgagtaagaaaaaaaaaacatacaaacaaaaacCCGTCAAGAACTGGCCTTCAGTCCGAAACGACTAGCCATGGCGGAGCTCCGCCACTCAAGCTCGATCGGCGGCAGACCAACACCGTCACCTAGAAAACGCGATGACGTCACTTCAccactatcatcatcatcatcatcaacaacaacagaAACACATCCACATCCATCTCAtttcaacaacaacaatgatgacgatgatgatggcGGTCGAGATCGGTACCCTAGAGATCGAATCAGATCATTATTTTCAAATAATACTTATTTACAGTTATTAGATGAAAGCGGTGTaattagggtttatatttatacacatTTTAAGATGTTGCTTTTACTCTCCACACTCATCGCTTTTGCTGGATTGTATTCCGCTTATTCCCTCATTACTCATCTTGTAAgttttattacatttatatatatatatatatacatcatctCTGACTGATAGGTGATTTTACTTTAGTTATAGTTTATGATGATAAGGACTATGTTTTTAGGGATCTATAAAAATAAGGATGAACTAATGTTTGTTTTTACTGTATGCTAATTTGTAATTGTAGAATGCACCTTACTTGTGTACCAAGGATGGCATTACGCTTCATTGCCCTCGGGTAAGTTATAATACATGTGATCGAGATTATTTGTAATGTATGTGATTGTGATAATCTGTAACTTTAAATTTGTGTTGGGCCTTTGTTGCCATTAGGTGAAGGAGGCACCTTCTTTGTGGGAGAATCCGCTATCAGCCACTACTTCTTGGAAGTCATGTGCAGAAAGACGCATCGGTGCAATTTCAGGTGAAGTCTTTGGATAGATACTTGActttatgttgattttttttatatcattaaatgaTGCTGATATGGAGTAGAAATGAGAATAGTGGTTAAAGAAATGAGCCTCGTTAGGATCGATTGTTATAGAGACTGCTAGAAAATTATCTCGACTTACAAAACGGATGGCTAACACAAGAAGATATTCTAAAGTAACGCCTTTTCTATTCTATTTGTTATCCCCTTGGGGAAATGATACATATTATAGTATTTGGTTCATCATTTGTGGGAGCTCCCCTAATTACATTTACATGGATGTTAGAGTTGATTCACTCTGTCCTTAACGAGCTAATGGATCAAGTAGCAACCTCACATACCATGAAATCTTTTCTCTGTCTCTCAAACTTGACAATCAATATTATTAAACATTTATTCAATCCTTGCACACAGTTTTCATGGATTCCTGAATTTTGGTGTTTCAGTGACTTATCCTTTTTCTGATTTCATCTATGATTTAGCGACTCTTCAATTCTTTGGGGTCAACTTTAAGTTAGTTCAGAATATTCTTGAAATTCCCATTAATAATCATGGAAATTCTATATGTACATGCAATGCCAGAAGATTTTCTTTGGACTGAGCAGCTGATACCCAGTTGTTTAGAAATTTATTAGAAACCTTTTTATATACTTGATATCATGTGAATGAGTACACATGATTCATTCGGTTTCTCTAGCACCAAGACTGAAAGCCTCCAAGTGTTATTCCATTCCATGCTCATTACTTGAAATTAACCGGGTGTTTCTCATTTCCGCTTTGTGAAAAGTATTTTGTAGCTCACTTAATTTTGGCCTTCTCTCATCTTCCTCTGAATAAGCAAAACATCTAGTGTAACTTCAGCATGTAAGATCATATATGGCATTCTTACTGATCATTCTCACATGGCCTTCATTTCTTGGTTCTGTGCAGATCTTCTCGAGGCAAATGAAACAAAtggatatatatttattcatgcAGAGGGCGGGCTAAATCAGCAAAGAATTGCTGTATGTTTTATCCTACATAACTCTCTAATAATGAATGTTGGATGGATCTCATACAATATTTCTCATCACTGTAAACCTCATGTGTCCGTGCAagttttcttctttattataaTCTAGTATTTCTGTAAGCGTATACAGGCCTAAGATTTATGCTAACTTTTCTACAAGTTCTTGCAATGCTTCAAACTCACAgttcttttaaaaaacagtgTATAGTTATCTCTAATCTATTAGTATTGAACAGTATCTTCTGCCTCTTACAATTACAATTGGTCCACCAAAGTTTAAGTTGACTTTTTGAATTTAACCATATAGCTCAACTTTTTTTTGTACACTGTTTTGAAGGTCGAACGCATGCACTATTTggaattatttgattatatgtCTTTGTATCTCTTGGATGTGATAATTTACAAATTAAAGTTTCATACAAGGTAGCAAAAGCAAACATTCGTCATGATCAAAAACCTTTTAATAGTATTTTTAGTAACCACTTCCATTAAAGTGATATCATCTGGTCCATTTGTTATGCACCTGAACATCTTTACGTTTTTTACTCTCTAGTGTCCCTTTTTCTTGCAACCAACCAATGTACTTGTATAAATGATACGCAAGTATTCGCTTTATATTTTTGCTAGAGCGTTATATTACTGGCTGTGACAACCTTTCTTTCTCAAATACTAATTGGTACAGTACCATCATATGTCTTCTTCATGTAGATATGCAACGCTGTTGCAGTTGCCAAAATCATGAATGCCACTCTTATACTTCCAGTGTTAAAGCAAGACCAGATCTGGAAAGACCAAACGTGAGTTATCTTTAGTTCTTAACCAAAAGGTTTAATGGGCAAGTATTAACTTGATATCCTTGCTAATGATCTTATCATTCTTTTTTTCCCAGAAAGTTCGAGGATATATTTGATGTGGATCATTTTATCGACTACTTGAAGGATGATGTGCAAATTGTTCGTGATATTCCATCATGGTTCACTGACAAGTCAGAACTGTTCACAAGCATAAGGTTCAATCTCATTCTCTCTCTACGAATACACTTGCACCTGAACGAAATATCATTCAGATTTAATGTTTTATCAAGCAGATTTGTGAACGTCCTGAATATAGTTTGTAAATTGTTGGTTATGGAGGTgggaaaatatatttttacagaagcatatatttttaatattaatgtcATTTTGTCTGAATAATTACATTCAGTAGGTTATATGCAATAATAATTCATTTTAGGTACTCCAAATGTTTGACCCATTCATTTCCTACCTCTACTTAGCTGTCTATGCTTCAAGGCTGAAGTCTCTTAGTGTTTGAGCATATTGGTTTGTGATATTTCTTCGACACCACAATGTTGATGCATGATGTGGTTTGCTAAGAAGTTTTTTGTTAATGCATGATAGACGAACAGTGAAAAACATCCCCAAGTATGCTCCCGCGCAATTCTACATTGACAATGTCTTACCTCGGATCAAAGAGAAGAAGATAATGGCCTTAAAGCCTTTTGTAGATCGACTTGGGTATGTCATGGAACATCTTCTGATGTATTGAAATTCATTCCATCAATTTGTAACCTTATACATGTTTGTTCTTGTCCAGCTATGATAATGTCCCTCAAGAAATCAACAGGTTGAGGTGCAGGGTGAACTACCATGCTCTCAAGTTTCTTCCTGAGATCAATGAAATGGCTAATCAACTTGTAGCAAGGATGAGAAATCGGACTGGCAATTCAAATCCTTTTATGTAAGTGTGTTCAAGTGGTTGCCAAATGCCAACTTTCCATGAGGTGTTTGGTTTTGCATTTTGAAACTGATTTTCTGATTATTGTGGCTCAAAGTCACAATAATTAGATTTTTAGTGTCTGTATAAGCCGGTTCTGCTTTTGATTGCTGCTTCTCCAGGGTCAAGTACAGTTTTGGATCATCagtattataataattacaaCAAACCTTATTATTCATGGAAAATAAAATGACCTATTTACCATTACTAAGCATAACCGGAGACTTGCTccctagaaaaaaaaattcttattttcTGCTTTACAACAATGTCCCTTTTAGTCATTTATCTATCACTTCCAACAAGATTTGGTGAAGACAACAATGtgttttttggttattttgttGGTTAATTCCTTGTATCATCAGTTTTGTTAAACAGCCATACGTATGTTTTACAACTTTAAACAACAAAGCGCATTTAAATGTTTTCTTCTACCATCTGTTTTCCTACAACTGATTATCTGATAATAACTATAGACAATCATAAAGTCACTTTCAAATCGTGCATCCAAACACCCTGTTAAATGTGGTGCAACACAATTTTGTGATTTGAAACTCTCGACTGACTAAAGATTTGCAATCGTATCTTTCCCAACAGGGCTCTTCATCTTAGATTTGAGAAAGGAATGGTAGGACTTTCATTTTGTGACTTTGTGGGGACAAGGGCAGAGAAAGCTTTGATGGGATTATACAGATTAAAAGAGTGGCCTAGGCGGTTCAAGGTCAGATGTCTTTTCAAGTTCTTGGGATCACATGACTATTGAAACGTGCAATACCCTAAAGTAATAGCTAGAGCTGGCAAATTGTTTAGCATGGGCCAGTTTTGTTCATGCAATTAAACTTTTTTGTTCATAGTGTTTAGTTTTATCAGTACTTAATGTATTTAATGAAGTTCTAAAACTATATCGTTAACGTAATAACTGATTTCTTTCAATAAAGCGATATAGGAGTCCACTTGAAAACGCTTTGGTTGAGTTCAACCAGCATAATCTGTTTCATTATAAGCCTACTTACTTCTTTTAATCAGTTTGTTTTGTACCACACAAGTCGATCCACTTTTAGGTAAATTGGTGATTGGTGGAAAGTCTCACCTCTAGTGGTTGCTCTAGGATGTGAGGATGTGCTTATGGTTATAATGTTATAATACTGAAGTTAGAAGTTTATTTAGAGAAAATTGGATTAATAAAAGAGGTTTCTGCTGCAGGATGGTTCTCATTTATGGCCGCTTGCGCTACAGAAAAGGAAAGAAGGACGATGCCCTCTTGAGCCTGGGGAAGTGGCAGTAATGCTGCGAGCAATGGGATATCCAAAAGAAACTCAAATATATGTTGCTTCTGGCCAGGTCTATGGTGGGCAGAACCGCATGGCTCCGCTTAGGAACATGTTCCCTAATCTTGTAAGAATCTCTTCTCAACCATATCCCACTGAGTTTCGTCCAATTTTAAGACAAAGCATGATCATCGAACAAATTACATTCAACATCTTAAGTGAAATATTTTGGAGATGAAATGGACAGGTTGGGTAATGTGTTAACGAGGATATTTTAtgtatgggtcaaaatgggtttggtTGAcctaaaaatacattttttccataatttgaattttaaatgtGATTACGAAAGTTATTAGTTATGTCATCTTGatgataatttaatattttcgataaaatgatttaggttATTttcttcaataataataatacacttTGGGTGTGACTTTCGGCCGCATCAACCCATATGGCCTGTTTTCTGTTACTCTGATTGTTTACTTTCACTCTCTTGACCCGTTGGAATAATAGTAGAACTTAAATTTACCTCATAagcaaatgggttgaaattacCATCTTTAGTATTTCCTGATTTTTAAGGGGGTTTGTAACAGGTAACAAAGGAGGAGTTAACAACAAAAGACGAATTAGACGGTTTCAGAAAGCATGTCACAAGCTTGGCTGCCTTAGATTTCTTGGTGTGCCTGAAATCAGACGTTTTTGTGATGACCCATGGAGGCAACTTTGCAAAATTAATAATCGGTGCGAGGAGGTACATGGGTCACCGCCAAAAATCGATAAAACCCGATAAAGGTCTGCTTTCTAAATCTTTAGGTGATCCCTATATGGGTTGGGCTACTTTTGTTGAAGATGTTGTCATGACCCACCAGACCCGCACTGGGCTTCCAGAGGCAACGTTCCCCAACTATGACATTTGGGAGAACCCTTTAACACCTTGTATGTGCAAAGCTTGATCATACAGTCAGGTTTCTTTAGAAGCTAATATATCCAATCATCTTCAAGCTATCAACTACAACCTACAAAGACAACAGCAATACATGGACCCATGtatgatatgattatgaaaAGAGGAAATGAAGATGGTTGGTGCCAGGGGAAATAGATCAATTGTGATTCTTGTAATCGTAAGAGCTGGATATGTTTGGATTAGTGATGGGTGGATTGGTGGTGTAAATTAACATAGAGAGAAAGTATAAAAGGGGATTAGCCCTCTTCGATTTGAGGGGATTAACTTTTTGAACTATCTACTTGTAGTTTCATTGCAAACTAACCattgttttgtgaaaatgtcAAGAGACGCTAAACTTTGCAAGAAAGTGGGTTTTGGAAGATTATGCAAAATGAACCACCATGGtcatttgatttttgaaaagtacAGCGTACTTGTGCATTTTTGCTAGAACATGGTATTTGTTTGTGATGAAATCAAGTATGGTAGATGAAAAGGAATCCCCAATGTTTGTTGTATCTTGACTTTGTGGCAAACGGGTAAGGGTTGATTGTTTCATATAGGTATATGTAGTTATTTAATTTGAATTTTGTGGCTTCTATATGGGAAAAAGTTACTTTGGTTTTAATAAGTGGTGTGCTTATAATTATGGTATAATGTCTCTGTCGAATCGTTAGTCAAAGATCGTAGTGTGGCTGTGTTTGCGATGAAAATCAGTGACCAATATGTATTATCTTAATGTATATGTATTACTATAAAAGGAGGTTTTTCAATTCGAGATCTAAAAACATATCTTTCCGTGGCACCGGTACTAAGTACTCTATGGTTCGGTTCTTTGGCAGGTTTATTGATAGAGATTAATCGTTTTTTCCCGGATGCGTTGACGTTCCCCTTTTTTTCATTCTAGTTATTAATGTGGGAAGGAATAAAGAAGATTAGAGATACAATTAAATAAAGtcccttcttttctcttttttccctAAAAGTGAGTGTTGTGTTACTGAGGTCCAAGTGTCAgtgaactttttttaatatttgttttttcaatagGAGAATTAGATTGACAACTGGTGCAAAACTTGATTAGTATTTACTATGTCTATATAGGAGGCGATCCCCTCAAGTTATTTTCAAACTGAGGTATCAAGTTGAAAACTCCTACTATATAGCACAGATGTTTTTTAAGTAACTCGGTTTAGGTGTAAAAACTGGAAACAAAAGCTGGTTGCCAGGTCTTTTGGGTCATATAGTTTGGACAACTTGTGAAGAATATTAGATATGAAACATTACTAACATTTGGGTGGTCTTTGCCGTTTGTTTAGTTATTTACTTTCGTGTAACAGTTATACAAGTTTGTTACTCACAAACACTCAACGAGTAGAGTGATGTGTTCACACCATCACATTGTTAGCATAATATATATGGTTATAAAACCTTCATCGCTACTTCTCAATGGTGTGGTTACACTGTCATCATACCGAGTTGTCTGAtacatttcatttttatcttaACCTTTCTATATTACAAAAGGGTTGATTTATATGAAAGGATGTTCTCCAATAATcatgaagaaaagaagaaaaaaacacagATCAAGATCCTCTGAAGTTAGAAACATCTTGAATAGTTtatattcaaaatttatatttgaatcttgaccattgatttaaattcaagggtcaagatctctAACTTAATCAGTGAAgttaattataactttaaaggatcttaattaaaaaatacaactTAATCAGAAAGAAGGTTGATATTTACTCCTTATTCCTTAGGTATCATATCAAAAAGTGTGTAAAAGACAAATAAGATGGTTTacaaagttaagaaaataacaATGTCACTCGGTAAAGACTATAGAGTTTATATTGTTTTTCTTCTTAGAAAATGACAAGTAAAAATTAAGTACAAGTTCCTTGTTTTAAACTTGCACGTTTGAGATGGGAACGCTTATACTCAATCGTTACGTGCTCTACATAATTTCATAGGTATTAcatctataaataaaaataaaaactgtaATTCCTTTTAACGATAAATATCTATAACAATGTGGCTAATGTTACCTTGGTCCTTTTGTTACTTATATATCCTAACAAACTAAagtcatttaaaaaaattaaaatcattatTGATGgggtattttaaaaaaatatatttaaatttaaaataattagatCTTAAATTAACCACCATCTtacaattaagaaaaaaaataaaatatatgtgacTAAATTGATAAGTTTAtagacaaatttaaaaataattaaatatcaaaattttagaCATATTTTTAAAGACTAAATGGAATTCCGTGCGTTGCGACGGTTAAACAGTGATGATTTTGGGGATTTATGGATACGGTGGTAATGGACTGCGATTGACGACAGTGGATGGTTAGGGTGAGATATGTGTGCTTGTGTATGTGCAATGTGGGcggaggagaagaaaaagagaaatgaGGGGtatttaaggttttatttgtgTCAACAGTATTTTTTGTCggaaaaaaatgttgaattaaAAATTCCCAATTTGTATGATAAAAGACTAGATATCAAACTATTTATACTATTACTTCCCAATATAATATTGTGTTTTAGTGGGAGAACTAAAATGTAAGCAATGACGAATTAATGGGGACAAACCAATAAAACCATGATACCATTTCAATAATGACGGCCATCacccttttaagttttaacaaaaaGATTCACCTTGATTACGATTCCATAACTTTGCTGTCTTTTATTTTCCAATCAAAGTAGAGttgattatttttagaaaaaattatgCTAAATATAGCTTTTAAGATTACAGTTAAGATGCGTTAAAACTTTGTTATAAAAATtaacaatttctttttaaaaaattttgattCATTTAAATTAGCAGATGTTAATTTAAAAGCTGAGcaaaatttgttaatttaaaagttataaaaagatattGATTATGTTAGTTCTTTTAAATTATTAGCAAAGGGTGATGAAAGTGTCAAATCTCTTTCCCGTCCTCtcatttatttttggtttttctttatcGACATACAATTTTATTATCAAATGATATAATAAAGCGAAATGATATATCTTTCTATCATTTTAGCCTGATATCaacctaaaaataaaatgataattaataaaatttgtatgtaataatttaaaattttaaggccatgttttttttttacttaatatacttAACTGTTAAAAATTTCACAAATTCAGtttaaatttatgtttcttttttgatttaataaataaaaataatagtcaattatttaatttttatttaatgcatataaaaattctttatatatttagtcaCTTAATATAtttgactttaaaaaaaaaaaaaatatgcgcATTAATCATTATCctacaataaactaaaatattaacTACATGGAACACATCAAGAAAACAGTAAAACCACCTATGATCCCAGAATATTCTTCTGCCAATTTTCAATTATTTATCCCCTTTCCTCtataataatcatttaatttaatcgcAATTACttaaatctaaataaaaaatagaaattccATAAATCCTATCAAATCacagtctatatatataaacaaaaatcgtTTCGATTTCTTACAAATCTCCACACTTCCAGGACATTTCGTCCGCCCTATCTACGCCGTCCCACAAACTCTTCGGGCCACTACCAGAAATGCACTCCACCACCACTAACACCTCCACCGCCGTCTCCGCCGCCACTTTCCGGCCACCACTACCACAACAAATTTCCCCAAACCCTAACCAAAATTCCATCCAATTCAAACCAAATCCACTCTCAAATCATCACTCTATCTCCATCAActcaaacaaaaatcaaatcacCGTAACACCGCCACAACCGCCGCCGCCGTCGCTATACTTTCCGGCAAAACTCACCGTCACAGAAAAACTGAAAATCCTCGTTTCGGAATTCAAATCATTACCTGAACCAATCGACAGAGTAAAAAAGCTACTCCACTACGCCAGCTTGTTACCTGAATTTGAGAATTCATTAAGAACTGAATCAAATAGAGTAACAGGATGTACAGCTCAAGTATGGCTAGAAGCCATAATTGCCGATAGCAACGGAACGATTCGGTTTCGAGTAGATAGCGATTCGGAGATAACGAAAGGATTCTGTTATTGTTTGATATGGTTATTAGATGGAGAAAAAGGAGAGGAAGTAATTAAGATTAATGTTGAGGATTTAAAAGAAATGAATGTTGGAATAACGCCAATTAGGGTTAGTTCTAGAGTTAATACTTGGCATCATGTGTTACTTGCCATgcaaaataaaactataactttgttaaatttaaattaaaacagAAAGTAGTTTAGAAGGTTATGATAGAAATTATTGgattagagagagagaaaaattgTATGGTTGAAAAATCTTGGTTTCTCAATTGATTGTAGTTGTAAATGAATGGGAAGGTTGATTGTACTGTTTTACTTACTTGCGTTGAAACTGATCAATATTTAGGCCGGCCGGTAAAACGTTTCCATGAAtgataaaaatctatatatatatatatatacagggtgagatattttgagaccacctcttattttaggaccaactaggaccattgatttttatacaccatcatcatctactacgatatacaagatttttttgtaaaaacactaagactttctggtgacgggcccaccagaaaatcatgtgtaagtgtaagttaacttacacatgatttttctgtgggtccgtcgctggaaagtcttagtgtttttacaaaaaagtcttgtatatcgtagtagatgatgatggtggtgtgtaagttacgaaaatcaattgtccttttttagactttttttagttggtctcaaattatctttcccctatatatatatatatatatatatatcaaaaaacatGTCTGATTTTGTTATGTTGTTATACATGTACCTTGTTATTTATAACTCAATGTATGTGTGGTTTGTGGTTTTAGCCGGGGAGAAAGTGCGGGAGGAATACTTTTGGTAACCAATTTGGTTAAGCTAACCAAATTAGTGATTTTATATCCAGACATATACAAGTAAGAGTGGTGGGAGTGGAGGCAGGAAGACAGCGGGCCCGAGTGGGGTGAATTGGGCACACCGCCGCCAGGTGTTTGGGGTGGGGAAAAAGGGAACGGAATTGGGGTAGCTTCAACGAGGAGAGAGAAACCAGGTGGGAACCGTGCGCAAGAAAAGGAGCCAATCGAAGGACGCCACGTGGCATGTTGACCAAGCCCAACGGCTAGAAATCGGAccgtttgttttttttgtttttttttaccccTCACCCATCTCtttatttcactatatataacAAACACTGTTTTTAACCAACACAACACTTCAAATCAAAAACCCatcacttttataaaaaataaacactccatttttataaaaaataaacatctaTTACCAATGGatccaaataaaacaaaaaaaaatccattcAACAAAGCAAAATATCGCCAAAATGATCCGCAAATGCAAgccaattttcatccaaatcaATACATGCCTCCACCAAATAATCCTCCTccaaatcaattttattttcaatcatctcAACCTCTTCCAAATCAATATCCTCAACCCCTTCAAAATCAATCTTATTCTCAACCCCTTCCAAATCAATCTTATTCTCAACCCCTTCTAAATCAATATTATTCTAATCCATCTCCACAACAACTTTCTCAACCTTCAACTCCATCCGCTTATATTCCACAACCGGCATCTCCACAAGCGTTTGGGTACGGTGCTAGCCCATCTACGCAAACCAACACCCAATTTTACAACATGGCTAGAATGAATGATTTTATTCCTTTCGAGGAAAATGTTCAACAAGACGACCAAGAAGTTGAAATTGTAGCGGAAACCCAACAAGATGATGTTCAACAAGATGATGACGTGCAAGAAGTCCAAGATTTCGGGAAAAAGACGAAGACAAAGCGTGAAAATTGGTCGCCGACACAAGAGGTTGCTTTGGCACAAGCTTGGGTTCAAATTTCCGAATGCAAAAAATATGGAAATGAACAAAAAAGCGGAGGATTTTTTGAGTCGTGTACTTGAGCATTACACCACACTTGTTGGCCCGACGACACGGACCATTCATGGGTTAACGCCAAAGTGGAAACAAATGAACGCCACCATGGGTCTCTTCAACGGGCTATACAATCAAGCGGTActcttaattatatagtttttgcttagtttttaataattatatagtttttgcttagtttttaataattatatagtttttgcttagtttttaataattatatagtttttgcttagtttttaataattatatagtttttgcttagtttttaataattatatagtttttgcttagtttttaataattatacaggttttgcttagtttttaataattatatagttttttgcttagtttttaataattatatagttttgttcgaacttgttaataattatatagtttttgcttagtttttaataattatatagttttgttcgtagttgttaatagttatatagtttttgcttagttgttaataattatatagttttgttcgtagttgttaatagttatatattttttaataggGATAAGTACCcagaaatgcagtcaactaatgctcaaaagttattatGTGCACGAACTTTAAgtcagctttattgtattcagaaaACTTGTTCAATAGTCCTATAGCATGCAAAAGTGACCAGGTCAAAAGTTAgtcggtcaccactttcacgttgacccgttcactgcttacgtgacatgcacacaataactttctgggattagtttatgcacacaataactctttgggattagtttatgcacacaattaaaaaaaaagcagaTTTGTTTATTTTCAAACTCCCAggaaactgcaaatactcgccgaaaaacttaaaaatccgattaaaccttcgtttcttcgaattagaccacgaaattggcaccaaaatactcaaaaatcagccgcgAACAAACTCTCGGCAAAAGTTAAACCAATTGAGACTCGCCGGATAATTCACCAACTCGCCGGAATATTTAAAATCActataactttgttgtttcttcgagtttcggacaacaattttgagcagtttggtgttggtttcaagtcgaaactcgaataaacaacaaagttatggtgattttaatttttctggcGAGTTGGTGAATTTTCCGGCAAGTCTCAATTGGTTTAACTTTTGCTGAGAGTTTGTTcgcggctgatttttgagtattttggtgcgaatttcgtggtctaattcgaagaaacgaaggtttaatcggatttttaagttttcccgcgagtatttgcagtttccgacgagtttgaaagaaaaataatctgttttttttaattgtatgcataaactaatccaaaaagttattgtgtgcatgccacgtaagcagtcaacgggttAACGTGAAAG includes these proteins:
- the LOC122579099 gene encoding protein PECTIC ARABINOGALACTAN SYNTHESIS-RELATED — protein: MAELRHSSSIGGRPTPSPRKRDDVTSPLSSSSSSTTTETHPHPSHFNNNNDDDDDGGRDRYPRDRIRSLFSNNTYLQLLDESGVIRVYIYTHFKMLLLLSTLIAFAGLYSAYSLITHLNAPYLCTKDGITLHCPRVKEAPSLWENPLSATTSWKSCAERRIGAISDLLEANETNGYIFIHAEGGLNQQRIAICNAVAVAKIMNATLILPVLKQDQIWKDQTKFEDIFDVDHFIDYLKDDVQIVRDIPSWFTDKSELFTSIRRTVKNIPKYAPAQFYIDNVLPRIKEKKIMALKPFVDRLGYDNVPQEINRLRCRVNYHALKFLPEINEMANQLVARMRNRTGNSNPFMALHLRFEKGMVGLSFCDFVGTRAEKALMGLYRLKEWPRRFKDGSHLWPLALQKRKEGRCPLEPGEVAVMLRAMGYPKETQIYVASGQVYGGQNRMAPLRNMFPNLVTKEELTTKDELDGFRKHVTSLAALDFLVCLKSDVFVMTHGGNFAKLIIGARRYMGHRQKSIKPDKGLLSKSLGDPYMGWATFVEDVVMTHQTRTGLPEATFPNYDIWENPLTPCMCKA
- the LOC122578872 gene encoding sufE-like protein 2, chloroplastic produces the protein MHSTTTNTSTAVSAATFRPPLPQQISPNPNQNSIQFKPNPLSNHHSISINSNKNQITVTPPQPPPPSLYFPAKLTVTEKLKILVSEFKSLPEPIDRVKKLLHYASLLPEFENSLRTESNRVTGCTAQVWLEAIIADSNGTIRFRVDSDSEITKGFCYCLIWLLDGEKGEEVIKINVEDLKEMNVGITPIRVSSRVNTWHHVLLAMQNKTITLLNLN